From the Desulfonatronum thiosulfatophilum genome, one window contains:
- a CDS encoding ABC transporter substrate-binding protein: MIVMSVLFVLVALSSSVSFAQDSATEYDKPVIGVILPFSSAFEDIAIEQQRAINLALSKSDVPVEIIFKDGGADKESAVQAFHELAGLEDRPLAVISCSSWASDAIHPLAAENGIFHIAIGSAALNRTHSGNTVRFTLDAEDEQQQLAEYLSSFEKIAIMAMDNDLGNSWISHIRHSFPDQVAAAHVYDPQKMDIHEKLAEIQAIDPDVLVLISAGEAAGIARQARKIGITAQFVGTRPIERAELLAEPEYANGLVYTYPSYNTKHEFSGMYRGKYGSDPGFFGVEAFDAVTTLLQFLDKGFVRPADLFQSYAGRKFVGALGEIYFNSHGDARYPYLFKQIVDGRFQVAEFQFPMLLEKTAQQLEDIFREMDQDIALTARKLSKTGLAGEPAALILQELYAKNLHAYNCVTVDAEGIIVNVAPAGYLDVIGEDISHQEQIVRLHSTRQPVLSQAVKMVEGFVGIDLEHPVFSPENQFIGSVSILAKPDFFGSIISQKVSNFPVEMFVIQKDGVMVYDINEQEIGKNVFLDPLYQTYPSLLAVARRIAAEPDGRGRYRFLDKNMREEVVKNILWTTVGLHGTEYRLALAFEE, from the coding sequence ATGATAGTTATGAGTGTGCTGTTTGTTCTGGTTGCGCTTTCAAGCAGTGTTTCCTTTGCACAGGATTCAGCAACGGAATACGACAAACCAGTTATCGGGGTAATTCTTCCTTTTTCCTCAGCCTTTGAAGACATCGCTATTGAGCAGCAACGAGCCATCAATCTGGCTCTTTCAAAGTCGGATGTTCCTGTAGAGATTATCTTCAAGGATGGAGGAGCGGACAAGGAAAGCGCTGTGCAGGCATTTCATGAGCTTGCGGGGCTTGAGGATCGTCCCCTGGCGGTCATCAGCTGCTCCAGTTGGGCTTCTGACGCGATACATCCCCTTGCTGCCGAGAATGGGATATTTCATATCGCCATCGGCAGCGCAGCATTGAATCGCACCCATTCAGGAAATACAGTCAGGTTCACTCTGGACGCGGAGGATGAGCAACAGCAGTTGGCTGAGTATCTGTCCTCCTTCGAGAAAATCGCAATAATGGCCATGGACAACGACCTGGGCAACAGCTGGATTTCCCACATACGGCACAGTTTTCCTGATCAGGTTGCAGCGGCGCATGTGTATGATCCTCAAAAAATGGACATCCACGAAAAACTTGCGGAAATACAGGCCATTGATCCGGACGTCCTGGTGCTGATCAGTGCGGGGGAGGCTGCCGGGATTGCCCGGCAGGCCCGAAAAATTGGAATAACCGCGCAATTCGTAGGCACGCGGCCCATTGAGCGTGCGGAACTTCTGGCTGAGCCGGAATACGCCAACGGTCTTGTCTATACATACCCTTCCTACAATACAAAGCATGAATTTTCTGGCATGTACCGGGGGAAATACGGAAGCGATCCCGGATTTTTCGGGGTCGAAGCTTTTGATGCAGTGACCACGCTTTTGCAGTTTCTGGACAAAGGATTTGTGCGGCCGGCTGATTTGTTTCAGAGCTACGCGGGGCGCAAATTTGTGGGTGCGCTGGGGGAGATTTATTTCAACAGCCATGGAGACGCCAGGTATCCATATCTGTTTAAGCAGATAGTGGACGGCCGGTTTCAGGTTGCCGAATTTCAATTTCCCATGCTTCTTGAAAAGACCGCGCAACAGCTTGAAGACATATTCCGGGAAATGGATCAGGACATTGCACTGACTGCCCGGAAGCTTTCCAAAACAGGACTTGCCGGAGAGCCTGCCGCTTTAATACTCCAGGAGCTTTACGCAAAAAATCTCCATGCCTACAACTGCGTTACCGTGGATGCTGAAGGGATAATCGTCAATGTGGCCCCGGCCGGGTACCTGGATGTCATTGGCGAGGACATCAGCCATCAGGAACAGATCGTCCGGCTGCATTCCACGCGCCAGCCGGTCCTCAGTCAAGCCGTGAAGATGGTTGAGGGATTTGTGGGTATTGACCTGGAACACCCTGTATTCAGTCCTGAAAATCAGTTTATAGGATCAGTCAGCATTTTGGCCAAACCTGATTTTTTCGGAAGCATTATTTCCCAGAAGGTCTCCAATTTTCCCGTGGAAATGTTTGTGATCCAGAAGGATGGGGTCATGGTCTATGATATTAATGAACAGGAAATCGGCAAAAATGTTTTTCTTGATCCGTTATATCAAACATATCCTTCCCTGCTTGCGGTTGCTCGCAGGATAGCTGCCGAGCCGGATGGTCGGGGGCGATACCGTTTTCTGGACAAGAACATGCGTGAGGAGGTGGTCAAAAATATTCTCTGGACCACGGTGGGACTGCACGGAACCGAGTACCGACTGGCTCTGGCCTTTGAAGAGTAA
- a CDS encoding VOC family protein, with amino-acid sequence MTINSASVTFVTPKLEETRRFYELHFGARPVFDCGWYVVLRLAESGSGAEVCLMEPREGTAPFSGGAVLNLHVSDADGMYDRLVNKAGLTVLIPLEDHPWGDRGFGLQDPSGVTVYCYHPIAPAREFRKYFIEDDQDQ; translated from the coding sequence ATGACCATCAATTCAGCCAGCGTAACCTTCGTCACCCCAAAACTCGAGGAGACCCGACGGTTCTACGAGCTGCATTTCGGCGCACGCCCGGTTTTCGACTGCGGCTGGTATGTCGTGCTTCGTCTTGCGGAATCCGGTTCCGGAGCGGAGGTCTGCCTCATGGAACCGCGTGAAGGCACGGCGCCCTTTTCCGGAGGCGCGGTCCTGAACCTTCATGTTTCCGATGCCGATGGAATGTACGACCGGCTGGTGAACAAGGCCGGTCTGACCGTCCTGATCCCTCTTGAAGACCATCCATGGGGAGACAGAGGGTTCGGCTTGCAGGATCCTTCCGGCGTGACCGTCTATTGCTACCACCCCATTGCCCCTGCCCGGGAATTTCGTAAGTACTTCATCGAGGACGATCAGGATCAGTAA